One stretch of Amycolatopsis tolypomycina DNA includes these proteins:
- a CDS encoding LacI family DNA-binding transcriptional regulator, translating to MVTINDVANAAGVAPSTVSYVISGKRSISPKTRRLVEDSIRKLGYHPHAGARALASSKTNVLALVVPLRTDLNVAVVMEFVASAVTAARAHDHDLLLLTKDEGPAALQRVASSAIADALMVMDVETADPRVPMLLALDLPVVLIGVPDHPAGLSCVDLDFTAAASACVAHLAELGHRSIALIGPSPAVYRRGTSYATRFLRGFDEAAKSRDVRAASHACAHSYEAVSACLDELLAADPGLTGLVVHNEAVLPGLLSDLRHRGLRVPEDISVIAVCPDSMAEQHVVSLTNVAIPAEEVGTQAVEMTMRRLAGHTTPEVRLLGPRLTRRESTAAPRA from the coding sequence GTGGTCACGATCAACGACGTCGCCAACGCGGCAGGCGTGGCCCCCAGCACCGTGTCGTACGTGATCAGCGGCAAGCGCTCGATCTCGCCGAAGACCCGGCGGCTGGTCGAGGACAGCATCCGCAAGCTCGGCTACCACCCGCACGCCGGGGCGCGGGCGCTGGCCAGCAGCAAAACCAACGTGCTCGCGCTGGTCGTGCCGCTGCGCACGGACCTCAACGTCGCCGTGGTGATGGAGTTCGTCGCGTCGGCGGTCACCGCGGCCCGCGCGCACGACCACGACCTGCTCCTGCTCACCAAGGACGAGGGCCCGGCCGCGCTGCAGCGGGTGGCGTCCTCGGCGATCGCCGACGCGCTGATGGTGATGGACGTCGAAACTGCCGACCCGCGGGTGCCGATGCTGCTGGCGCTCGACCTGCCGGTGGTGCTCATCGGCGTGCCCGACCACCCGGCCGGGCTCAGCTGCGTCGACCTCGACTTCACCGCGGCGGCCTCGGCGTGCGTCGCGCACCTGGCCGAGCTCGGCCACCGCTCGATCGCGCTGATCGGCCCGTCCCCGGCCGTCTACCGGCGCGGCACGAGCTACGCGACGCGGTTCCTGCGCGGCTTCGACGAAGCCGCGAAAAGCCGGGACGTGCGCGCGGCCTCCCACGCGTGCGCCCATTCCTACGAAGCGGTGAGCGCCTGCCTGGACGAGCTGCTCGCCGCCGACCCGGGCCTGACCGGCCTGGTCGTGCACAACGAGGCCGTGCTGCCCGGCCTGCTGTCGGACCTGCGCCACCGCGGCCTGCGGGTGCCCGAGGACATCTCGGTCATCGCCGTGTGCCCGGACAGCATGGCCGAGCAGCACGTCGTCTCGCTGACCAACGTGGCCATCCCGGCCGAGGAGGTCGGCACCCAGGCCGTCGAAATGACCATGCGCCGGCTCGCCGGCCACACCACCCCGGAGGTCCGGTTGCTCGGACCCCGCCTCACCCGGCGCGAGAGCACCGCCGCGCCCCGCGCCTGA
- a CDS encoding ABC transporter substrate-binding protein, which produces MTVVRRALVLTAGAALLAACSPSPAPSAPGGADAPAATSITELDYYADEQGSAAWQKILDTCATQTGIKIERQKVPTNQMLPKVLQSASSKTLPNLLFTDNPTLQQVAATGALTPLSDYGISTDGYYPSIVKAGTYQDKVYGVAPGVNGLALIYNKDLLQAAGVEPPKTWDELKAAAAKLTKDGKYGLAFSAIPSEEGTWQFLPFFWSNGAELSQLDSPQATQALQYVTDLVNSGSASKSVVTWNQNDVADQFVGGNAAMMINGSWNIARLDEQKSLHYGVVPMPVPQAGGKPVVALGGEVGTIPVTSGPAQQAAGKVLSCILSEPTMVEWSKAHAYIPSKTAVAEKFGKDQPAMQAFVDEVGTARSRTAELGEKYPKVSQALADALQAALTGKTPVDQALKAAQQASGS; this is translated from the coding sequence ATGACCGTAGTTCGCCGTGCCCTCGTGCTGACCGCGGGCGCCGCGCTGCTGGCCGCCTGCAGCCCCAGCCCGGCCCCGTCCGCGCCCGGCGGCGCCGACGCGCCGGCCGCCACGTCGATCACCGAGCTCGACTACTACGCCGACGAGCAGGGGTCCGCCGCTTGGCAGAAGATCCTCGACACCTGCGCCACGCAGACCGGGATCAAGATCGAGCGCCAGAAGGTGCCGACCAACCAGATGCTGCCGAAGGTGCTGCAGAGCGCCAGCTCGAAGACGCTGCCGAACCTGCTCTTCACCGACAACCCGACGCTGCAGCAGGTCGCCGCCACCGGCGCGCTGACCCCGCTGAGCGACTACGGCATCAGCACCGACGGCTACTACCCCAGCATCGTCAAGGCCGGGACCTACCAGGACAAGGTGTACGGTGTCGCGCCCGGCGTCAACGGCCTCGCGCTGATCTACAACAAGGACCTCCTGCAGGCCGCGGGTGTCGAGCCGCCGAAGACGTGGGACGAGCTGAAGGCCGCCGCGGCGAAGCTGACCAAGGACGGCAAGTACGGGCTCGCCTTCTCGGCCATCCCGTCCGAAGAGGGCACCTGGCAGTTCCTCCCGTTCTTCTGGAGCAACGGCGCCGAACTGTCCCAATTGGACTCGCCGCAGGCGACGCAGGCCCTGCAGTACGTCACCGACCTGGTGAACTCCGGGTCGGCGTCGAAGTCCGTCGTGACCTGGAACCAGAACGACGTCGCCGACCAGTTCGTCGGCGGCAACGCGGCGATGATGATCAACGGGTCGTGGAACATCGCCCGCCTCGACGAGCAGAAGTCGCTGCACTACGGCGTCGTGCCGATGCCGGTGCCGCAGGCCGGCGGCAAGCCGGTGGTCGCCCTCGGCGGTGAGGTCGGCACGATCCCGGTGACCAGCGGGCCCGCCCAGCAGGCCGCCGGCAAGGTGCTCTCCTGCATCCTGTCCGAGCCGACGATGGTCGAGTGGAGCAAGGCGCACGCCTACATCCCTTCGAAGACGGCAGTGGCCGAGAAGTTCGGCAAGGACCAGCCCGCCATGCAGGCCTTCGTCGACGAGGTCGGCACGGCCCGCTCCCGCACCGCCGAGCTCGGCGAGAAGTACCCGAAGGTCTCCCAGGCACTGGCCGACGCGCTCCAGGCGGCACTGAC